A region of the Candidatus Tanganyikabacteria bacterium genome:
TATTACGAGCGAAGTAGCGCCGCCGCCTGAGGCGGCGCCCGCGTAACAATTCGACGCCGCAGCGCAGATCTGCGGCGGCCGAATGTTGCTCATGCGCCACGGACAGAAGAGCCCCTCGTTGGCCATGGTGTTGTTGCATACCGCACCTCGACCGACCAGGGGCAATTCCAACTATAGTGCCATTTCCGGGCGGGCTCAAGGCATTCCTTGAGAACCCATCCGAGATCCTGCGTTGGCGGCCTTGTTCTTGTTCGAGATGCGATCGCCAGGGACCTTGGCACTGCCACCGCTGGCGAGGGCGGAACACTTCGGTGGACGGGCGGCTGCTGGGGACCTGGGTTCCTCAGGTGCGGTGCCCGGGCTGCCGGGCGACGACCACGCTGTTGCCAGACGCGATGCTGCCTTGGGTCCAGTACAGTCTCGACTCGATCGGCGCCGGGGTCCAGTGGTACGTGAGGCCAGGTATCGAGGGCCCTGGAAGCGAGGAGCCACGGACCTCCTACCGCACCGTCGTTCTCAAGATTCTCGGGGAGACGGTCCCGGCGGGACTGTTCCTCACCGGGTATCTCGGCGGAGTCGAGGCACCGCCACTGGGGCCAAGCCACATCTTCCGTTGGGTGACGCGGTTTTCGGCAGGTGCCGAGCAGTGGTGGCCTGTGGCCGCCGCCGAGACCCAGGCGCAGCTCGACCACGCCCTTTCCACGCCTTCTGCGCCCGAGTCGATCGAGGCCAAGGGACGTAGCCCTGAGAAGAGCCAGAACCTCGCAAGAGCTTGGATGCTGCTCTGGGTGCTGCGTTTCCTCCTTACGCTTCTCGGGCGACCTACGAATTCGTGGCCCTACGCCCTGCTCCACCTCGGTAGACGCCCACGTCTTCTGGATCACACCGGATGGTTCGCCATGCCGGCTCGGGCGCCGCCATGACGGGGAGGCCTTGCTCGCAAGACAACAGCAAAGATGGAACAGATGTCTGCCCCGGCTTTTTGTAGGGTGGCGAATGAAAGGAGATTCGCCCTCTATGTCAACGCATCAAGATCCATCTCCAAAGGACTGGGATCGCGCTCTGGCGCGGTTCGCAGTCATCTCACCCCTTGTCTGCCGAGATCTGGCCCCCGAGGAACGGGATCGCCTCCGCAAGGAGATCCTCCGGGCCACCCACCAGTTTCCAGGCGACAAGCGTGTTCACGTGTCCGCCCGCACCTTGCGCGAGTGGTGCCAGCACTACCGCCAGGACAACCTGGGTGGATTGCTGCCAAAGCCTCGTAAGGATAGCGGCAAGCCGCGCTCCATTCCCCAAGACGTCCTCGATCGGGCCATGGCCTTACGGCAGGAGCTTCCGAGCCGGTCCGCCACAACTATCGCCAACATGATCGCCACCGAGGGTGCCGGGCCGGTCTCGGCCTCGACGCTGTCGTATCACTTTCACAAACGCGGTCTCGATCGCAGCCTGCCACCCGACACCAAGGCGTTTCGCCGGTTCGAGCACCCGCGCCCCAACTCCTGCTGGCAGTCCGATCTGTCCGACGGCATCTGGCTGCCCGATCCCACCGACCCGACCAGGACCCGGAAGTGCTACTTGCACGGGTTCCTGGACGATCATTCCCGCCTGGTTCCGCACGCCGCCTTCTATTGGCGCGAGAGTCTGCCCGCGCTCGAGGACTGCTTCCGGCAGGCGCTCGTGAAGTTCGGAGTGCCTCGCATGGTTTTCTGGGATAACGGCAGCGTGTATCGATCCCAGCAGCTACGCCGCATGGCGGCCCGTCTCAACATCGAAATCGTCTTCTCGACGCCTTATTCGCCCGAGGGAAAGGGCAAGATCGAGCGATTCTGGGGCACATGCAAGTCTGCCTTCTATCCGGAGGCCATTGCGGCCCGGATCAAGACCCTCGACGAGCTCAATGCCTTCTTCTGGGCCTGGCTCGACCGGCATTACAACCGGAAGATCCACTCCTCGACCAGCCAGACGCCGATCGACCGCTGGGAGGCTGGCCGCGAATTCGTCCGCTTCGCCACGCCTGAGGAAATCGGCGACACCTTCCTCTGGGAGGAGGAGCGCGTCGTCCGCAAGACCGGCACGATCTCGCTCTGCCACAACGATTACCCAGCGCCGGACCACCTCATCGGCCAGCGCGTCATCGTCCGGTTCGACCCCTTCGATCTGCAGCAGATCAAGATCGTCCACCGGGCCCAGGTGGTCTGTACGTCCAGTCCCCAGGAGCTGGTCAGCCGCACCTTCAACAAGGCGCAGCCTCACACGCGGCCGGAACCCAAGGAACTCGACAGCAGCAAGGCCTACAAGGACCGCCTCTGCGAGGACAGCGGCGATCACCGCGTCGATCTCGGCCACGTCAC
Encoded here:
- a CDS encoding DDE-type integrase/transposase/recombinase, producing MSTHQDPSPKDWDRALARFAVISPLVCRDLAPEERDRLRKEILRATHQFPGDKRVHVSARTLREWCQHYRQDNLGGLLPKPRKDSGKPRSIPQDVLDRAMALRQELPSRSATTIANMIATEGAGPVSASTLSYHFHKRGLDRSLPPDTKAFRRFEHPRPNSCWQSDLSDGIWLPDPTDPTRTRKCYLHGFLDDHSRLVPHAAFYWRESLPALEDCFRQALVKFGVPRMVFWDNGSVYRSQQLRRMAARLNIEIVFSTPYSPEGKGKIERFWGTCKSAFYPEAIAARIKTLDELNAFFWAWLDRHYNRKIHSSTSQTPIDRWEAGREFVRFATPEEIGDTFLWEEERVVRKTGTISLCHNDYPAPDHLIGQRVIVRFDPFDLQQIKIVHRAQVVCTSSPQELVSRTFNKAQPHTRPEPKELDSSKAYKDRLCEDSGDHRVDLGHVTPSEDPGRLTAQELLAHLAALLAPARVLTADEQGAVADFWQRRAPLRDQTTIRAITDAIAAKDTQRPLDYYLEAIRQAHWGLRP